A genomic region of Ignavibacteria bacterium contains the following coding sequences:
- a CDS encoding prohibitin family protein has translation MVFLIWFSLFILSIVIYFRSKKLIDNPFKKFSPIGIVVFGLLSLGQCFTVIPAGHVGVVDFFGVVSDNTLKSGINFVNPLAKVVKFSVKTQEIKEDMDVPSKEGLTVGLEISVLFHLNPDKASLVYKTIGENYAQIILIPNFRSVCRGVTASYEAKALYTSEREQLAQLIKAELSKSVSDRGITIESTPLRKVILPEGLSKAIEAKLQAEQESQRMQFILQKEEQEAQRKRIEAKGIADFQDIVTRGISEPLLRWKGIEATEKLAQSPNSKIVIIGAGKDGLPIILDTK, from the coding sequence ATGGTTTTTTTGATATGGTTTTCCCTTTTTATTCTATCAATTGTAATTTATTTTAGATCAAAAAAATTAATCGACAATCCATTTAAAAAATTTTCACCAATCGGAATAGTGGTTTTTGGCTTGCTCAGTCTTGGTCAATGTTTTACGGTTATTCCAGCAGGTCATGTTGGTGTTGTTGATTTCTTCGGAGTTGTATCGGATAATACATTAAAATCAGGAATTAACTTTGTAAATCCACTTGCTAAAGTTGTTAAGTTCTCAGTTAAGACCCAAGAAATCAAAGAAGATATGGATGTTCCATCAAAAGAAGGATTGACTGTGGGATTGGAGATTTCTGTTTTGTTTCATTTAAATCCTGATAAAGCTTCTTTAGTCTACAAAACAATTGGTGAAAACTATGCCCAAATAATTCTAATTCCAAATTTCAGATCAGTTTGTCGAGGAGTGACAGCAAGTTATGAGGCAAAAGCTCTATACACATCAGAAAGAGAACAGCTTGCACAGTTAATTAAGGCAGAATTATCAAAAAGCGTGAGTGATAGAGGGATTACAATTGAATCAACACCTTTGAGAAAAGTTATTCTTCCCGAAGGACTATCGAAAGCAATTGAAGCAAAATTACAAGCTGAGCAGGAAAGTCAACGAATGCAATTTATCTTGCAAAAAGAAGAACAGGAAGCACAAAGAAAAAGAATTGAAGCTAAGGGAATTGCAGATTTTCAGGATATAGTAACTCGAGGAATAAGCGAACCACTTTTAAGATGGAAAGGAATTGAGGCAACTGAAAAACTAGCACAATCTCCCAATTCTAAAATTGTTATCATTGGCGCAGGCAAAGATGGATTACCAATTATTCTTGACACTAAATAA